The Polyangium aurulentum genomic interval GCTCGAGCACGGCCTCTTCGTCAAGGGGTCTGTCTCGGCAGGCAACGCCCTCTGCCGGCCCGTGCACCACATCGAGCGCTTCCGCGCGACGCTGGGTGCGCTCGTGGAAGAGGGCATCGCGTCGGGGGCGCTCCGGCCGATGGATCCCTCGCGCGTCATGTGGTTTTTCGGCGGCCTCATGCGCACCTTCGCGCTCGGCTCGCTCGAGAAGGGCGCGATGGATCTCGAAGCAGAGGCGCCCATCATCGTGGATCTCTTTCTGAACGGCGTGGGTGCGCGCCCGTCGCCCTGATGGGCGCGCGCCAGGATCTTGGTTCGACCTTCGGAGCTCGTTGACATGAGGTTTCATCAGTTCGTAGTGCCCGTCGGGTTCGCGCTCCTCGCGGCCTCCACCCCGGCTTGCAAGAAGCCAAGCGCCGAGAAGCCCAAGCCCGCGGCCGAGGCACAGGCCCCAGCGCAGATCCTCGCGGTCCGGTTCGCCAAGATCGAGGAGCGCAAGCTCGCGCCCACGCTCGAGGCGAGCGGCACCCTCGACGCGGACGAGACGAGCGAGGTTGCCTCCCCGGGCTCCGGCATCGTGACCAAGGTCGAGATCGACGTCGGCACGCGCGTGAAGAAGGGCGACATCCTCGTGCAGCTCGACAGCCGCGATCCGGCGCTGCGCGCGCAGGCCGCGGACGCGTCGGCCGCGCAGGCGCTCGCCAAGCTCGGCGTCAAGGCGGGCGAGAAGTTCGACCCGCAGAAGGTCGCCGAGGTGCGCGCCGCCAAGGAGGGCATGGACCTCGCCGTCGACGAGGCCGAGCGCACGAAGAAGCTCTACGAGAGCGGCGCCGTCGCGCAGGCGACCTGGGATCAGGCGCGGACGCGGGCCGAGCAGGCGCGCGCCCAGTACGAGTCCGCGCTGAATGGCGCGCAGCAGGGCTGGGCGGGCCTCGCGGCCGCGCAGTCGCAGGCGAACCTCGCGCGCAAGGCCGTGGCCGACATGGTCATCCGCGCGCCCTTCGACGGCGCGGTCTCCGAGAAGCGCATCTCCGTCGGCGAGTTCGCGAGCATGGGTCGCGTCGTCGCGGTGGTCGTGCGCGACAAGCCGCTGCGCCTGCGCATCGACATCCCCGAGGCCGACGCCGGCAAGATCACCGAGGGCAAGGAGGTGAGCCTGTCGGTGTCGGCTCACCCGGGCCGCGTCTTCAAGGGCGTGGTCAAGCTCGTCGGCGCGAGCGTGAAGGCCCAGTCGCGGACGCTCCCCGTCGAGGCCGTGGTGGCGAACGACGACGGCCTGCTCAAGCCCGGCTTCTTCGCGCGGGCCTACATCGAGCTCGGGAGCACCGAGACGAACGTGATGCTCGTCCCGCGCGCCGCCATCGGCACCTCGGGCAGCGCCTCGCGCGTCTTCGTGCGCGCGGGCAACCGCGTCGTCGAGCGCATCGTCACCATCGGGCGCGAGGTCGACGGGCTCGTCGAGATCCGCGGCAGCATGTCGCCGAACGAGGAGGTGGCGATCGAGCGTGTCGACCAGCTTCAGGACGGCGCCGAGGTCAACGCGACCGCGACCCAAGCTGGAACGAGGTAGTCGCCATGCAATGGCTTGCAGCCATCAGTGTCAGAAGGCCGGTCTTCGCGACGGTCATCGTGCTCGTGCTCAGCGTGGTCGGCCTCTTCGCCTACATGCAGCTCGGGCTCGATCGCTTTCCCAAGATCGATTTCCCCGTCGTCACCGTCACCACCGTGCTGCCCGGCTCGGCGCCCGACGAGGTCGAGACCGAGATCTCGGACAAGATCGAGTCGGCGGTCAACACCATCAGCGGCATCGACGAGCTGCGCAGCACCTCGTCCGAAGGCGTCAGCCTCGTCATCGTGACGTTCGTCCTCGACAAGGA includes:
- a CDS encoding efflux RND transporter periplasmic adaptor subunit; its protein translation is MRFHQFVVPVGFALLAASTPACKKPSAEKPKPAAEAQAPAQILAVRFAKIEERKLAPTLEASGTLDADETSEVASPGSGIVTKVEIDVGTRVKKGDILVQLDSRDPALRAQAADASAAQALAKLGVKAGEKFDPQKVAEVRAAKEGMDLAVDEAERTKKLYESGAVAQATWDQARTRAEQARAQYESALNGAQQGWAGLAAAQSQANLARKAVADMVIRAPFDGAVSEKRISVGEFASMGRVVAVVVRDKPLRLRIDIPEADAGKITEGKEVSLSVSAHPGRVFKGVVKLVGASVKAQSRTLPVEAVVANDDGLLKPGFFARAYIELGSTETNVMLVPRAAIGTSGSASRVFVRAGNRVVERIVTIGREVDGLVEIRGSMSPNEEVAIERVDQLQDGAEVNATATQAGTR